Proteins co-encoded in one Aspergillus flavus chromosome 2, complete sequence genomic window:
- a CDS encoding glyoxylate/hydroxypyruvate reductase (2-hydroxyacid dehydrogenase UNK4.10): MALSNTKPKVLLLGKIIHAHTTWQSLSDIAELVEPTATNRAEFIQECKDGKLDGVVAAYRTFDSVSITGLVDEEVVNALPSSLKYLAHCGAGYDQVDVHACSARSPPIRVSNVPTAVDDATADVNMFLIIGALRNFNTGMLALREGKWRGQPLPALGHDPEGKVLGILGMGGIGRNLKKKADAFGMKVIYHNRRQLTEELAGGADYVTFDELLAKSDVISLNLPLNKNTRHIIGKPEFDKMKDGVVIVNTARGAVIDEAALVDALDSGKVYSAGLDVFEEEPKIHPGLVRNPNVMLVPHMGTWTVETQTAMEEWAMENVRLSIETGKLKSPVPEQVDL, encoded by the exons ATGGCTTTATCCAATACTAAACCCAAGGTTCTGCTCCTGGGAAAGATCATCCA CGCACATACAACATGGCAATCCCTGAGTGATATCGCGGAACTAGTCGAACCAACCGCAACCAACCGTGCTGAGTTCATCCAAGAATGTAAAGACGGCAAGCTCGACGGCGTAGTCGCCGCATACCGCACCTTCGACTCAGTGAGTATCACAGGCCTGGTAGATGAGGAAGTAGTGAACGCCCTTCCAAGCTCGTTGAAGTACCTAGCCCACTGCG GCGCCGGATACGACCAAGTCGACGTTCACGCTTGCAGCGCTCGCTCACCCCCCATCCGTGTCTCAAATGTCCCCACAGCTGTCGACGATGCCACCGCTGACGTAAATATGTTCCTTATCATCGGAGCTCTCCGCAACTTCAACACGGGCATGCTCGCCCTGCGCGAAGGCAAGTGGCGCGGACAACCGCTCCCTGCCCTGGGCCATGACCCCGAGGGCAAAGTGCTGGGCATTCTGGGAATGGGCGGTATTGGCCGAaacctgaagaagaaggccgacgCGTTCGGCATGAAAGTCATCTACCATAACCGGCGACAGTTGACGGAGGAGCTCGCCGGTGGTGCTGATTATGTGACGTTTGACGAGCTGTTGGCAAAGAGTGATGTGATCAGTTTGAACTTGCCTTTGAAT AAAAACACCCGCCACATCATCGGCAAGCCCGAATTCGACAAGATGAAGGATGGTGTCGTCATTGTGAACACTGCCCGTGGTGCCGTTATCGATGAAGCAGCCCTCGTTGACGCTCTGGACAGCGGCAAGGTCTACTCTGCCGGTCTGGATGTCTTTGAGGAAGAACCCAAGATTCATCCTGGTCTGGTCCGGAACCCCAATGTGATGCTGGTTCCCCATATGGGTACTTGGACTGTTGAG ACTCAAACCGCCATGGAAGAATGGGCCATGGAAAATGTGCGCTTGTCGATTGAAACTGGGAAGCTGAAGAGTCCTGTTCCCGAACAGGTTGATCTATAG
- a CDS encoding putative ATP binding protein (GTPase npa3) produces the protein MAQSPVAVVCVGMAGSGKTTFMQRINSYLHSQKKIPYVLNLDPAVYSVPFESNIDIRDSINYKEVMKQYNLGPNGGILTSLNLFATKVDQIIALLEKRTAPNPSNPSAKPIEHILVDTPGQIEVFVWSASGSILLETLASSFPTVIAYVIDTPRASSTSTFMSNMLYACSILYKTKLPMILVFNKTDVQDAEFAKEWMTDFDAFQQALREEEESGAFGTEGGAGGFGSGSGYMGSLLNSMSLMLEEFYRHLNIVGVSSMTGDGIDEFFQAVEEKRQEFERDYKPELERMKKEREEAQAAHREQELGKLMKDMNVSGSSKGKRAENEAETVSEAEEEEEELAAAKKRGDYEEEEDDSEDESGVPPAADNDGLSQRYQDALADSKAAPSDQDLSFARYLRASQMNQ, from the exons ATGGCGCAGTCTCCCGTGGCCGTTGTCTGCGTGGGCATGGCAG GCTCCGGAAAGACGACCTTCATGCAGCGAATCAACTCGTACCTCCactcgcagaagaagattcCCTATGTTCTGAATCTGGACCCCGCCGTGTATTCCGTACCGTTTGAGAGTAACATCGATATCCGTGATTCCATCAATTACAAAGAGGTCATGAAACAGTACAACTTGGGCCCCAACGGTGGTATCTTGACGTCGTTGAACCTCTTTGCAACAAAGGTGGATCAGATTATCGCACTGCTGGAGAAACGCACCGCGCCGAACCCAAGCAACCCAAGTGCGAAGCCTATCGAGCATATCCTGGTCGACACCCCCGGGCAGATCGAAGTCTTTGTATGGAGTGCATCGGGTAGTATCCTGCTTGAGACCCTGGCTTCCTCGTTCCCCACCGTGATTGCATATGTGATTGATACCCCGCGCGCAAGCTCCACGAGTACCTTTATGAGTAATATGCTTTACGCCTGCAGTATTCTCTACAAGACTAAACTACCAATGATTCTTGTGTTCAACAAGACCGACGTTCAGGATGCCGAGTTTGCAAAGGAGTGGATGACCGACTTTGATGCCTTCCAGCAGGCTTTgcgggaagaagaggaatcgGGAGCCTTCGGAACCGAGGGTGGTGCTGGAGGTTTTGGTTCAGGAAGTGGATACATGGGGTCGCTACTGAACAGCATGAGTCTGATGCTCGAAGAGTTTTACCGGCATCTGAACATCGTGGGTGTGAGCTCAATGACCGGAGATGGCATTGACGAGTTCTTCCAAGCCGTTGAAGAGAAACGTCAAGAATTCGAGCGTGACTACAAACCGGAACTGGAGCGTATGAAGAAGGAGCGCGAAGAGGCACAGGCAGCCCACCGGGAACAAGAACTGGGTAAGTTGATGAAAGATATGAATGTCTCTGGGTCTAGCAAGGGCAAGCGTGCCGAGAACGAGGCGGAAACCGTCAGTGaagcggaggaggaggaagaggagctcgCGGCTGCAAAGAAGAGGGGAGACtacgaagaggaggaggacgataGTGAAGACGAATCGGGTGTTCCTCCGGCTGCCGATAATGATGGCCTCTCTCAGCGGTATCAGGATGCACTTGCCGATTCCAAGGCCGCGCCATCCGATCAGGATCTTAGCTTTGCCAGATACTTGCGAGCAAGCCAGATGAACCAGTGA
- a CDS encoding C6 finger domain protein — protein sequence MAETADPAGTPGELPKQASEPTDTLAAPTSTSAEYSTFSAVDVSLPPIDKCLPAMDTPIDTTLPPLDPSIPSLPPIDTSLPPIDTTLPATDGGLGTDTNFSFDDTDPKPDDGGLGGPVSTAQVSATPGSNIGEQPGPSPAPDSSWQLPSNGTHSQQLPPLQNQSAQPQSQPQYQQQQPQQQQQQHAPQQQHAPSQQYQPQQPQQQGQMQAQPQSQQYQQQSSDMYHNHQAGSASMNTPSMQTMDHHSSQGQTSHVPQAPIGSPMPPMASVGQYMTGYPNNVGQMGMNSSAQMRYQLPGDPNKMLSGGRHKKEVKRRTKTGCLTCRKRRIKCDEGHPVCRNCVKSKRECLGYDPVFKQQPTPSAIQPAPNPHPSLVVNPQDPSTSSSTPTYPAAPPGYVPAVSQPFAPSESPSTSTDRYDYGAPIDPTLDGNNSSNMASVQNAVEGGLQPTVNPANTTTSSDPTSFRVKQVQISDLLALRGIPPPPPHPITTIQPNRLEEIKAVFLATYAPAIDKFFETRWFQDTALTHLLANAQLMAEYSALIEAFNDQNLSDPNVIARLESFEASVVWSSMTLCRHVMNVSNGSHGQDYDLLAASKRLDVIESMITGEHLDSNPLSQFPPRDPPTNPPGLSDQLAQRSLDFWCAIGHFLTLHDNEASSAKEIDDTLGRCRTLLDTFENRDVIYSIAIARHLGQRWADFPRSFPQPITTNEKDAGAKLYVAQKFLEQEAGGKGTTQVIKRICGMVVRSWFVSRE from the exons ATGGCGGAGACAGCAGATCCTGCAGGCACACCCGGCGAGCTGCCAAAACAGGCCTCCGAGCCAACCGATACGCTGGCTGCACCGACGAGCACCTCTGCCGAATATTCTACGTTTTCAGCTGTAGacgtttctcttcctcctatAGATAAATGTCTACCAGCAATGGATACCCCTATAGACACAACGCTCCCACCATTAGACCCGTCAATACCGTCTCTACCGCCAATTGACACATCCTTACCTCCGATAGACACTACCTTGCCAGCTACGGACGGAGGTTTGGGTACAGATACGAATTTCTCGTTTGACGATACGGACCCAAAACCTGATGACGGAGGACTTGGCGGGCCGGTGTCTACTGCACAGGTTTCGGCGACACCTGGTAGTAATATTGGGGAACAACCGGGACCTTCACCTGCCCCCGACTCTTCATGGCAGCTGCCGTCCAATGGTACACATTCGCAACAGCTACCTCCATTGCAGAACCAATCAGCGCAACCGCAATCACAGCCGCagtatcagcagcagcagccgcagcagcagcaacagcaacatgCACCCCAACAGCAGCATGCGCCATCACAGCAGTATCAACCCCAGCAGCCACAGCAACAGGGTCAAATGCAAGCGCAACCCCAGTCACAGCAATATCAGCAGCAGAGCTCCGACATGTATCACAACCATCAAGCTGGCTCTGCATCGATGAACACACCCTCGATGCAGACAATGGATCATCACTCTTCCCAGGGACAGACGTCGCATGTCCCACAAGCCCCCATTGGATCGCCTATGCCCCCAATGGCTTCAGTAGGCCAATACATGACGGGATACCCGAACAACGTTGGGCAAATGGGAATGAATTCGAGTGCGCAAATGCGATATCAACTACCAGGAGATCCGAACAAGATGCTCTCTGGTGGCAGACACAAGAAGGAGGTCAAGCGCAGAACCAAGACAGGTTGTTTAACATGTCGAAAACGGAGAATTAAG TGCGACGAAGGCCATCCCGTCTGCCGAAACTGCGTCAAAAGTAAACGTGAATGTTTAGGTTACGATCCGGTGTTTAAGCAACAGCCGACTCCTTCTGCTATACAGCCAGCTCCGAACCCACACCCGTCGCTGGTGGTTAACCCGCAAGATCCTTCTACTTCGTCGTCGACACCCACATATCCTGCTGCTCCTCCGGGCTACGTGCCTGCGGTCTCTCAGCCTTTTGCTCCGTCCGAGTCTCCCAGCACGTCCACCGACAGATACGACTACGGCGCGCCCATCGATCCAACATTAGACGGAAACAACTCTTCGAACATGGCCAGTGTACAGAATGCTGTAGAGGGTGGCTTGCAGCCGACTGTCAATCCAGCGAACACCACGACATCGTCGGACCCTACAAGCTTCAGAG TGAAACAAGTCCAAATTAGCGATCTTCTGGCGCTGAGAGggattcctcctcccccacccCATCCTATCACTACTATTCAACCGAACCGTCTAGAAGAAATCAAAGCCGTCTTCCTTGCCACATATGCTCCTGCCATTGACAAGTTCTTCGAGACGCGTTGGTTCCAGGATACGGCTTTGACTCACCTTTTGGCCAATGCCCAGCTTATGGCCGAGTATTCGGCGTTAATCGAGGCTTTTAACGATCAGAACCTCAGTGATCCGAATGTCATCGCACGGCTAGAAAGCTTTGAAGCGTCCGTGGTTTGGAGTTCTATGACATTGTGTCGTCATGTTATGAATGTATCGAATGGAAGTCATGGCCAGGATTATGATTTACTAGCCGCTTCGAAACGACTGGATGTTATTGAGTCCATGATTACAGGCGAACATCTGGACTCGAATCCCTTATCCCAGTTTCCTCCCAGGGACCCGCCCACAAATCCCCCCGGTCTCTCAGATCAGTTAGCGCAACGATCGCTGGATTTTTGGTGCGCAATTGGCCACTTTCTTACTCTTCATGATAACGAGGCTAGTTCAGCCAAAGAGATTGACGATACTCTTGGCCGTTGCCGCACGCTGTTGGATACGTTTGAAAACCGTGATGTGATCTATTCAATTGCTATCGCGCGTCATCTCGGACAGCGCTGGGCAGATTTTCCGCGCAGCTTCCCGCAGCCCATCACAACGAACGAGAAGGATGCCGGGGCTAAACTCTACGTTGCCCAAAAGTTTCTCGAACAGGAAGCGGGTGGGAAAGGCACCACACAAGTCATCAAACGTATTTGCGGCATGGTGGTGCGTTCCTGGTTCGTATCACGGGAGTAA
- a CDS encoding splicing factor 3a, subunit 2 (CWF complex protein sap62): MDFQNRAGSKFGGGGVASQSATNADRRERLRKLALETIDLDKDPYFFKNHVGSFECRLCLTVHQNDGSYLAHTQGRKHQTNLARRAAREQREGKNQDPSTLPGAMGVQVKKQTIKIGRPGYKITKIRDPLTRQLGLLFQLQYQEITPGVQPRVRFMSAFEQKVDDPPDKNFQYLVVAAEPYQTCGFKLQAREIDRRDGRYWTWFDEDSKEFWVQIMFKTEREERFSGVPGLAPMDPKV; the protein is encoded by the exons ATGGATTTCCAG AACCGTGCAGGATCCAAATtcggtggcggtggtgtcgcATCGCAATCCGCGACCAACGCAGACCGTCGCGAGCGTCTTCGCAAGCTCGCTCTTGAGACGATCGACCTGGACAAGGACCCGTACTTCTTTAAGAACCATGTAGGAAGCTTTGAGTGCCGTCTGTGTTTGACGGTTCACCAAAACGATGGCTCTTACCTCGCCCATACCCAAGGCCGCAAGCATCAGACGAACCTGGCTAGACGTGCCGCGAGGGAGcagagagaaggaaagaatcaAGATCCGTCGACGCTGCCGGGTGCGATGGGCGTTCAAGTTAAGAAGCAGACAATCAAGATTGGTCGACCGGGTTACAAGATCACGAAGATCAGGGATCCATTGACGCGACAGCTGGGTTTGCTGTTTCAGCTGCAGTATCAGGAGATTACACCGGGTGTTCAGCCTCGAGTACGGTTTATGTCGGCATTTGAGCAGAAGGTTGATGACCCCCCAGACAAGAACTTCCAGTATCTTGTCGTAGCTGCGGAGCCATATCAGACGTGTGGTTTCAAGCTTCAGGCTCGGGAGATTGACCGCAGGGATGGTCGCTACTGGACTTGGTTCGACGAAGATAGCAAGGAATTCTGGGTTCAGATCATGTTCAAGACCGAACGAGAG
- a CDS encoding putative formin binding protein (U1 zinc finger domain protein) — MAEHWKSAPRYWCKQCKIFIRDTAFERTQHEATGKHQGNLKRFLRDIHRDNERQQRETQRAKSEVERLRQTVSGNAAGKSGNAASWKPAAPAPQASPRPVSLDERKKQMAQLAEMGVAIPDEYRGDMALAGEWQTVSEKVIGADGEKTGPSLGVRKRKHEGDEEEEEAKREAERFVSKGWGSRTREYPGAQDDADLDALLESTKDVKKAKPSTAEATPKENDKEAADVPSKGEGDSAAADSEQMPQTEKEQSEAAAVPPAPMAKSEPEEASTGVIFKKRKPKVMRK; from the exons ATGGCAGAACATTGGAAGTCAGCC CCCAGATACTGGTGCAAACAATGCAAGATTTTTATCCGAGATACAGCATTCGAAAGAACCCAACATGAAGCAACGGGCAAGCATCAAGGAAACCTGAAGCGATTCCTCCGGGATATACACCGAGACAACGAGCGCCAACAGCGGGAGACTCAGAGGGCCAAGAGTGAGGTTGAACGACTAAGACAAACTGTATCCGGCAACGCTGCTGGAAAGAGCGGCAATGCAGCTTCCTGGAAACCAGCCGCGCCAGCTCCCCAAGCGTCACCGCGACCAGTTTCTCTGGACGAGAGGAAAAAGCAGATGGCGCAATTGGCGGAGATGGGTGTTGCAATTCCAGACGAGTATCGTGGTGATATGGCCCTAGCTGGGGAGTGGCAGACGGTTTCTGAGAAAGTGATTGGTGCGGATGGAGAGAAGACGGGTCCTTCGCTTGGGGTTCGCAAGCGCAAGCATGAaggggatgaagaagaagaggaggctaAACGGGAGGCGGAAAGGTTTGTTAGCAAGGGTTGGGGGTCGAGGACTCGGGAGTATCCTGGTGCGCAGGACGATGCGGATTTGGATGCCCTTTTGGAGTCTACGAAGGATGTCAAGAAAGCAAAGCCTTCGACTGCTGAAGCGACTCCTAAGGAGAATGATAAGGAAGCTGCCGATGTCCCGTCTAAAGGCGAGGGTGactctgcagctgcagattCGGAGCAGATGCCGCAAACTGAAAAGGAACAGTCTGAAGCCGCTGCTGTGCCTCCTGCGCCTATGGCTAAGAGTGAGCCAGAAGAAGCGAGTACAGGCGTCATTTTTAAGAAGCGTAAACCAAAGGTTATGAGAAAATAG
- a CDS encoding putative tubulin-specific chaperone: MDSTGCVNQRRSYNGELCTIRYAGKVAGTTGEWLGVEWDDPTRGKHSGEHQGVRYFTCKSKHPTAGSFVRPSRAADKPRSFLEALREKYASEFEEEAARRKLGDAASGDSLHKPIAISGKIVEEVGFDKIRKQLAELQELKIVLLDGLRVAGVLAHEGSAEQFQSACKEIEQTCPKIVELDLSRNLLNRWRDVASICDSLKRLKTLKLNGNRMDPPVGEGLRFERITELQLDDTLLSWDEISALTYQFSSLTTLIASANQISYISSPLSSTITTLTLEDNEISSLSSLRQLVSLDSLSCLSLRGNRINKIYESSPDEASPLRFSKNLQSVDLSRNRIDNWLFVNQLSLVFPGLQTLRISGNPLHDQSVGPSIVTGLPEKTMTIDEAYMLTLSRIASLKMLNYGTITEKDRSNAELYYLSLIGKELSAFPESAAREILPKHPRYSELCEIYGEPVIRRATALTGSGVAVNPRSVAARLLRIAFCLRRELPNPGNSVMNQDNALKEEVKVKEIPRSFDTYQVKAIVSRLFDLAPYEFRLIWETDELDPVSKQNIDDEDGWDSEDESINPSEPRNSSAFVKREVELVDGTRDIGFLFQSDLTEARIRVEVATQSYVEHRNM, from the exons ATGGATTCAACAGGCTGTGTGAATCAACGGCGATCCTATAATGGTGAACTATGCACCATTCGCTACGCGGGGAAAGTTGCAGGTACCACCGGCGAATGGTTAGGCGTGGAATGGGACGACCCAACACGGGGGAAGCACTCTGGAGAGCATCAAGGAGTGAGATATTTTACAT GCAAAAGCAAACACCCCACTGCAGGGTCGTTTGTGCGTCCGTCTCGAGCTGCGGACAAACCCAGAAGCTTTCTAGAGGCTCTGCGTGAGAAGTATGCATCTGAgtttgaagaggaagccgcCAGGAGAAAGCTTGGTGATGCTGCCTCCGGTGATTCTCTACACAAGCCAATTGCAATCAGCGGCAAGATTGTAGAAGAAGTTGGTTTCGACAAAATCCGAAAACAACTTGCAGAGCTGCAAGAGCTGAAGATCGTTCTCTTAGATGGGCTACGGGTCGCAGGAGTCCTTGCTCATGAGGGTAGCGCAGAGCAATTCCAGTCAGCTTGCAAAGAGATTGAGCAGACCTGCCCTAAGATCGTCGAGCTTGATCTCAGTCGAAATCTTCTGAATCGTTGGCGTGATGTTGCAAGTATATGTGACTCACTCAAGCGCCTAAAAACATTGAAGTTGAA TGGAAACAGAATGGATCCCCCTGTTGGGGAAGGCTTGAGATTCGAGAGGATTACGGAGCTCCAGTTGGATGACACACTTCTCTCTTGGGATGAG ATATCAGCTCTCACATATCAATTTTCGTCCCTAACTACTTTAATCGCCTCGGCTAATCAGATTTCATATATCTCATCACCCCTCTCGAGCACAATCACAACATTAACCTTGGAGGATAATGAAATCTCCTCTCTATCTTCCCTCAGACAACTCGTGTCCCTGGATAGTTTGAGCTGCCTTTCACTACGCGGAAATCGaattaataagatttatgAATCCAGTCCAGACGAAGCATCCCCTCTACGGTTCTCAAAAAACCTTCAGTCGGTCGATCTATCCAGGAATAGAATCGACAATTGGCTTTTCGTCAATCAACTGTCACTGGTATTCCCCGGGCTACAAACTCTGCGCATATCTGGGAATCCCCTCCATGACCAATCTGTGGGCCCATCAATAGTCACTGGGTTGCCAGAGAAGACAATGACAATAGACGAGGCCTATATGCTAACTCTTTCTCGAATTGCCTCTTTGAAAATGCTCAACTATGGTACAATAACAGAAAAGGATCGCAGCAATGCAGAGCTCTATTACCTCTCTCTCATTGGCAAGGAATTATCTGCTTTTCCGGAAAGCGCAGCGCGAGAGATCCTCCCAAAGCACCCCAGATACAGTGAACTTTGCGAAATATATGGGGAGCCTGTGATTAGGAGAGCTACAGCGTTGACAGGGTCAGGGGTTGCTGTGAATCCACGGTCTGTTGCTGCGCGATTGTTGAGGATAGCGTTCTGCTTACGCCGAGAACTACCGAACCCAGGCAACTCAGTCATGAATCAAGACAATGCTCTAAAGGAGGAAGTCAAGGTGAAGGAGATACCCCGATCCTTTGATACCTACCAAGTTAAGGCCATTGTTTCTCGTCTGTTTGACCTGGCGCCTTACGAGTTCAGACTGATTTGGGAGACGGACGAGTTGGACCCCGTCAGCAAACAGAATATAGATGATGAGGACGGATGGGACAGCGAAGATGAGAGTATCAATCCATCGGAGCCAAGAAATAGCTCCGCATTCGTCAAAAGAGAGGTTGAGCTTGTGGATGGTACGAGGGATATTGGGTTCTTGTTCCAGTCTGATCTTACTGAGGCGAGGATCAGAGTGGAAGTAGCGACTCAGTCCTACGTTGAACATAGAAATATGTGA
- a CDS encoding CwfJ C-terminus 1-domain-containing protein-like protein, with product MTLEDFEKSLAEDQEKRREKSDKERHRHRDRDRSRDRSRHHRHHHHRRHSSRSRERESDRHRDSRHRDEDRHHHKRSRHSTDHGDDRGHAHKRRHRDESKDDESSAAKEVIQEEPTHLKRDAWMEAPSALDIDYVHRRDTTRLEEEPKPTMLQADFELKIHGRELNQHLHDLKDGKALEEIQEEQAQHDVDYTFGDSGSQWRMTKLNAVYREAEESGKPVEEIAIERFGDLRSFDDAREEEAELDRRERYGEGYVGKEKPSGELFQERKLQEGVHRDTHEHIRNPEQELEAHGQGKPIATEPPQNTTQPLDLTALNRLKAQMMKAKLKGSPDAGELEERYNAAAAAMANRKDPGVVVLGVQQNRMLAGKRNEVKAVDTKRGRERGLVEENEDMSIEDMLREERRTRDQLGGEGKRLAERIAKDAKFENDLEYMDDNASKLARRVHQSEINLKNTSISEFQKMNRILDNCPLCHHEDTNTPPIAPVVSLATRVYLTLPTEPELNQGCATIVPIQHRTNLLECDDDEWEEIRNFMKSLTRMYHDQGRDVIFYENAAQPHRKRHAAMEVVPLPYELGETSPAFFKEAILAADAEWSQHKKLIDTLAKSKQGLGRSAFRRTLVKEMPYFHVWFELDGGLGHVVEDENRWPRGDLFAREIIGGMLDLAPDVIKRQGRWNRGGDRRVDGFKKRWRRFDWTRVLFEGQT from the exons ATGACTTTGGAGGATTTTGAAAAGTCATTGGCGGAGGATCAGGAGAAGCGGCGCGAGAAGAGCGACAAAGAACGGCATCGACATCGCGACCGAGACCGCAGTCGGGATCGCTCAAGACATCACcgccatcaccaccatcgtCGCCATTCGTCCAGATCCAGAGAGCGTGAGTCCGATAGACACAGAGATTCGCGACACAGGGATGAGGATAGACATCATCATAAACGATCACGCCATTCTACCGACCACGGAGACGATCGCGGCCATGCCCATAAACGCCGACATCGAGATGAAAGCAAAGACGACGAATCGTCGGCCGCGAAGGAGGTGATCCAGGAGGAACCAACTCACTTAAAGAGAGATGCGTGGATGGAAGCTCCGTCGGCGCTGGACATTGACTATGTGCATCGGCGTGATACGACGcgcttggaggaggagccaAAGCCCACGATGCTACAAGCAGATTTTGAGCTCAAAATCCACGGCAGGGAACTTAATCAACACTTGCACGATCTTAAGGATGGAAAGGCATTAGAGGAAATCCAAGAAGAGCAGGCGCAACACGATGTTGACTACACTTTCGGCGACTCTGGCTCACAATGGAGGATGACAAAACTCAATGCCGTTTACAGAGAGGCCGAGGAAAGCGGGAAGCCAGTGGAAGAAATTGCTATCGAGCGCTTCGGAGATCTACGTTCCTTTGATGATGCGCGCGAGGAAGAGGCGGAACTAGATCGTCGCGAGCGGTACGGTGAGGGCTATGTAGGTAAAGAAAAGCCATCGGGTGAGCTTTTCCAAGAGAGAAAGCTACAGGAGGGCGTCCATCGGGATACACACGAGCATATCCGGAACCCTGAACAGGAACTAGAAGCCCACGGCCAGGGTAAACCGATCGCTACAGAACCGCCACAGAATACTACGCAGCCCCTTGACCTAACAGCGCTCAACCGACTTAAGgcgcagatgatgaaggcaAAACTCAAAGGCTCCCCTGATGCTGGGGAGCTTGAAGAACGATATAATGCTGCGGCGGCAGCCATGGCGAACCGGAAGGACCCTGGTGTTGTGGTGTTGGGGGTCCAGCAGAACCGAATGCTTGCTggcaagagaaatgaagTCAAAGCCGTGGATACTAAACGAGGCCGAGAAAGGGGCCTAGTGGAAGAGAACGAGGATATGAGCATTGAAGATATGCTTCGCGAGGAGCGAAGAACCCGGGATCAATtaggaggagaagggaaaCGGCTAGCTGAGAGAATAGCAAAGGATGCCAAATTCGAG AATGATTTGGAGTACATGGACGACAATGCCTCCAAACTAGCACGACGGGTGCATCAGTCAGAAATCAACCTCAAGAATACGTCTATCAGTGAATTCCAAAAGATGAACCGAATCCTGGATAATTGTCCTCTTTGCCATCATGAGGACACTAATACTCCGCCTATTGCCCCTGTGGTATCTCTGGCGACGAGAGTCTATCTTACTCTTCCCACAGAACCTGAACTCAATCAAGGGTGTGCTACCATTGTCCCCATTCAACATCGGACGAATCTTTTAGaatgtgatgatgatgaatgggaggAAATCCGCAACTTCATGAAGAGCTTGACCCGCATGTATCACGATCAAGGCCGCGATGTTATCTTTTATGAGAACGCAGCCCAGCCTCACCGAAAGAGGCACGCGGCAATGGAGGTAGTGCCCTTGCCATATGAGCTGGGGGAGACTTCTCCTGCCTTCTTCAAAGAGGCTATTCTCGCCGCAGACGCAGAATGGTCTCAACACAAAAAGTTAATCGACACATTAGCTAAATCTAAGCAAGGATTGGGCCGATCTGCCTTCCGCCGCACGCTGGTGAAAGAGATGCCATACTTCCATGTCTGGTTCGAACTTGATGGAGGTTTAGGGCATGTAGTCGAGGATGAGAACCGCTGGCCCCGGGGCGACCTCTTCGCACGAGAAATCATCGGGGGAATGTTGGATTTAGCACCAGACGTGATCAAGCGGCAGGGCCGCTGGAACCGTGGAGGTGATCGACGAGTCGATGGGTTTAAGAAACGGTGGAGGCGATTCGACTGGACGAGGGTGCTTTTTGAGGGGCAAACCTAA